The genomic region GTTCTTATactaaagaagaagaaaagaataatCCACAAGATTTGATTTCTTGGAACTTGTACCTAGAATTAAGCTAATCTGCTTTACTTTAATTGTTTGATTATCACGATAACCTAGTTCAATGTCTTATCTTAGTTAGCACCCCATTTAGCAACACCATACTAACGGACCAGTTGAGCTTCCGGTTGCTGTCGCGTGGGGGCAGCAAACCAGAGTACTGATGATGTGTCTAAACCAGTCTATAGCATACAATCTGCGATTCGCAGAAAATCTGATACGTTTGATTAAGCAACACTCGTGTATTTATCATACTTATACCACCTCGATAAGCCGATTCCAGGAATACATTGAATTATCTTCGATCTTGGTGAAATAAATCCACATAATTGACACATTGTCAGTAGCTTGAAGCGATAAATCCGCTCCAGATATCCTAATCAACCTGTACAACCTATTCAATCTTAACTCGCTAACCGTGGTATAAATATCGTGGGACGCGGTACCCAGTTCACATCTTCCCAGTGGCCTTCAACAGTGAACTATCTTCAAAATGTTCCGTTTTGTACTTGGTAGAGTATCAACTAATCGAGCTCTAGCTCGACAGTCAGCTCGAATAACgacgtttcatttatttcatctGCAGCTATCTTCTCGCTTGTTGCGCTGATTGGCTCGATCGAATCATTTGACTACTGCAGTAACAGCTTGTGCACTGCTGGAGTCCCGAATGTCGGTTGTAATCCGCCTCCACTGGGTGGAGGTTCGCGCTGTGCCGGCATGTCTCCAGCAATAGTGACTATTACCGCGGCATTGCAGTCTCGCATCTTGGATCAACACAACAGGCGCCGATCGACCATTGCCACTGGAGGGCTGTCCCCGTTCCCGCAGGCTCGCCGCATGGCCACCATTCAGTGGGACAACGAGTTGGCATCCCAGGCGGGTCACAATGCTCGCTCCTGCACGTTCGCACATGACCGCTGCCGCAATACCGAAGCGTTCCGTTGGGCTGGTCAGAATCTTGCTATCAAGCAGTTCTACGGTCAGACCTTCACCATTGAGGCTCTGATTGATGAGTTCGTTGCTATGTGGTGGGACGAGTACCAGTACACTACGACGGCTAACATCGATAGCTATCCTAGTAACCATGTGGGGTATGTATGACTAGGAATTGGCAAAGCCATCCATACCATTTGGCTgatgtatgattttttttcgcaatATCTAGTCCTGCTATTGGACACTTCACCCAGATGGCCAGCGATCGCACCTGGAAGGTTGGATGTGCCATGCAGAACTGGGTCGAGGGAGGCATGTGGATCACGTACTACTTCGTGTGCAACTACTCGTTCACTAACATCATCAACCAACCTGTCTATGTCCGAGGTACTACCGCCTCGGGTTGCACCACCGGCCAGAATCCTCAATACCCAGGCCTTTGCTCGCTCAATGAAGCGATCCAGTCAGTTCCGTAGGAAGATGAGTATCGGTGAAGTAACCATTGATTTTAGTTAACAAAATTGACATTAAAATGAACTtatgttcaaacattaaaacttTACAACATCtgttttattgaatatttGCTTCTGTACAATACCTGATCAccgaaagtttcaaaaaggaaATTGGAGGATTTACCCTGGAAAATTTGATTCAAATAGAAACCATTTGAGTACATTTAGATCAATTCATGGTACAACAGCAGGCAGCTCAGCATTGTTTACCTCAACCATTTTGTAGTCTTTAGTTGTGTTAAGAATAAACACAAAACTGGATAACCTAAATACTGATACTACTGtaaaaatttacataaattctactagaaaaatcatgaaaaacatttcatttaccATTTTCTTACCACATGTGTACGAGGATTccgaaaaagcgaaaaatattCATACAAGTTCATTACACACTCGTTGTATGCTATAGTAAGAAATATAATAGTTCTAACTGAATTCAAACGAACTATGGGGATCACGATACCTAACGTTGAAAAGTGCGTTAAGCCTGTGGTATGGGCATAACGCGTTTTTATCCTGTCAGCTGTCATAATGGAATGGAGTGAGACGTTTAAATCCGTAAAAATGATAACAGTTAAAACGCCTTTTAGGCTTCCAACCAAGGTTCCATGACTCCTAAAGCTTTATGTTGAACAAAAACGAGACAATACGATCGAATGAGGTGAATGCGACTCATTGAATAATCCATCTCTATACCAGTACCCCGTTGGGGGTGCCcttggcgcagcggtagcgcgaggaaacaccacactacaggtgtgggatcgaatctcaagtctggcaccctccggtattacgaacggctgaccaccgatctattatataccgtctttcggtcacacaaactctcttcggagagaggccttgtcccactaggggatgtcgtgccacattaaaaaaaatacccgTAGAAGTAAAAATTAATAGGATAATTGAGCAAAGTTCTGAAAATTTCACCTAACATGTGGAATGTGAAGATGTGTAGAATATGCTGAAAACGTCGGTTTGACTTCAGACAGCATTTATAAGttcaaataaaagcaaagatgGCCAAAGAATGCTCGAAACGGTTCGCAGAGAACTGTTCATCGAAAATAGTTTGGACCAATAATACATCAATGATTTAAGTGCACAATGCCCATATTCAAATTCTACACATGCACTTTGAAGAATGGTGTTGAAGTGGGCTCTTTTTCGGAAACCATACACTAAAACATCTCACTACATTTTCGTCCACAATACTAATTGGTGGTAGTATGTGTTATTCCACTCTAAGATGAAACAAATACTCTAGAAATGGCAAGGCACTCTTTAATACCCATAGAGGATCGTTTTTCACCTTAATTCAGACGTAATTCTGTAGCAGTTTTTGCATTTCCGGTACAAGTTTGCAGTATTATAAAGAAGCTACATGACTTCCAGCTTGAGTCTTATTTAGTATGGGTTTTAAAGTTGGCAGAGGTTACAGCATACTTGTAACACTAGCATTTTCTAAATTAGATCTTTATTTTGTAGTATCCCCTCAAATGTTTGATGtataggaaaacaaaacatcctcttcttcttcttcttcttcttcttcatgaGTGGCGCATTTACTTGTTCTTCAGTAGCGCATTTACCCTCATTGGAGTCCTAAGCGGTAAAATAAATGTGGCCACTATGCCGTACcgtaaaaatgataaattttcgtgttgtttacatggttttcaacaatatccaagaCAAGCTATATTACTTTTATCCTACAATCAATAAGTTTTCTGGTGGACTCCtcgaaatttcatttcatcaatGTTGTCTAATAATGATTGTTCAATAACTGGAatagaaaaattatataattttacTTCCCCCGTTAAGATCCGCATGAAGTATTATCAACGTTGAAAGTTTTACAACGCATTGTTTTGATCctatgtttgatattttccaaaatcttgttgttttactataaaacgtttgttttcctttatttattaattatgATTATAAAACAGACCATCCTTTCATTACTTTACTATGGTTCTtaacattaatttttatggGATTACAGTAAGCTACCAATTATTGTAAGATTGACCCCGTTCCAACTTATTACCATTGAGGCTGAAATTGAATTCTCTAGAATATTTTTCTAGGTTTAAATCTTACTAAAACTTAACCTTAAATTTAAGTATTAATCTCATCTCAGTCATCCTTCACACCCGGTCCGGATGGTATCCCACCAGTGGTGGTCATAAAGTGTGTCGATGCCTTATGCGAGCCTATGAGTACCATCTTTAAAATATCGGCACAGCAACGAAAATTTCCCACTCCGTGGAAATCGTCTTGGATGAAACCGATTCACAAAAAAGGAGATAAACATCGCGTGGAGAACTATCGGGGAATCACATCCTTGTGCGCACCAGCAAAGGCTTTTGAGGTCCTAGTTCGTAATGCACTGCTTCGTAGCTGCTACCAGTATTTGTCAACTTCTCAGCACGGCTTCATGCCTAAGCGCTCCGTTACCACTAATCTTGCTGGCTTTGTGACTAATGCTCTGCGATCGATGGAGTCTGGACACCAAGTAGACGCTGTTTATACGGATTTCAAAGCGGCTTTCGACTGTTTGAATCACGATCTACTGTTAGCGAAGCTTGAACGACTGGGCATTGCTTCTGACTTTATTTTTTGGCTTCGTTCCTACCTATGTGGTCGTTCTTATAAGGTTAAACTTAATGGCACTCTGTCGCATCCCTTCAGAAGTCTTTCTGGAGTTCCTCAAGGTAGTAATTTAGGTccgttgttatttgttttattcgtcAATGACGTGTGTACAGTCCTTCATAGTGTTTCTGTGCTGCTCTTCGCTGACGACCTCAAACTCTATAATGAAGTATCTGATCTGAGGGATTGCTCTCGACTACAGGATTCTCTCAACAATTTATGTCTTTGGTGTGATTggaatcaattaaatttatgtGTCGAGAAGTGCTGCATTGTGTCGTTTCATAGAACAAAAAAGCCTATCATATACAGCTATCagttaaataatcaaatattacAAAGAAGAAATACGATTCGGGACTTAGGCGTTATTCTAGACTGTAAGCTTACCTTTCACGACCACTATAATGAAATgatagcaaaagcaaataagaCGCTAGGATTCGTCCTTAGAAACACGAAAGAATTTAACGACCCAATGTGTCTTAGAACGTTGTATGTTAGTTTAGTGCGCCCTATTCTGGAATTTAATAGTGTAATATGGTTTCCACATTTCAACTATTGGCACGATAGGAttgaaaacatccaaaaaaggtTTACGAGATTGGCGATACGATCACTCCCCTGGCGTAACTCGGATTCTTTCCCCTCTTACCACTCGCGTTGCCTTCTCTTAGGATTACAAACTCTCAAAAAACGACGACTGATAGCACAGGCAGTGTTTGTAGGTAAGCTGATTCAGGGCGAGACTGATGCCCCAAACCTACTAGAACTAGTTAACTTTAATACACCTTGTAGACGGCTTCGGAATTCTGACTTTCTAAGAATATCCTCTAATAGTACGCGTTATGGCCAGTTCGCTCCAATGACCGCTATGAGCAATACTTTTAATAGAGCTTACTATGCCTTCAATTTCTGTGATAACGCTAATACCTTTAAGTTGCGCCTAACAATGGACCCGAATTTTTTATAAGCTCATTCACATGCGTCAACTGCcctagttttagttttagttttagttttagatACTCATTGGGACACTGTTCGGTCCGTTGAGTTTTCCactacaaataaacaaataaacaaatctcgTAGTAAAGCCCTTGGAGGTTGAGGGTCCCTAGCGAGCTCGTGCTCCCCGCGGCCGTCAGTCCGCGGCccgttaaatccgccactgtTTGGGAATATGTCTGTTGTGGTGATCTCCTGGTGTAgctgaaacgaggtttgtgctggaagaaggtgATACGGATGTTCATTTGCCTCGAGGATGCGTAGTATATGAGCCGGAGGCTgttgtcgttggttagctggtggGCGCTAAAGCTTTCAATCGTTGGTTTATAGGCCTATGTTATCAGAGCTATCCTGAACATATTGCAAACTTTGCCCCAATTTGGACACATTTTCA from Anopheles coustani chromosome 3, idAnoCousDA_361_x.2, whole genome shotgun sequence harbors:
- the LOC131264756 gene encoding antigen 5 like allergen Cul n 1-like, with translation MFRFVLAIFSLVALIGSIESFDYCSNSLCTAGVPNVGCNPPPLGGGSRCAGMSPAIVTITAALQSRILDQHNRRRSTIATGGLSPFPQARRMATIQWDNELASQAGHNARSCTFAHDRCRNTEAFRWAGQNLAIKQFYGQTFTIEALIDEFVAMWWDEYQYTTTANIDSYPSNHVGPAIGHFTQMASDRTWKVGCAMQNWVEGGMWITYYFVCNYSFTNIINQPVYVRGTTASGCTTGQNPQYPGLCSLNEAIQSVP